The stretch of DNA GGGATAAATAACCCAAGAAGCTTTGTTAATAAATTTATTAATTATGATAGGAGGGGTAGAAGTTAATGAATGAAAAGATGTTAGGATATATAAATGAAGATTCTATAATTCATAATTTAACAGGAGCAACAAAACTTATATGTTTTATATTATGGACACTAATTTCAATGTTAACTTATGATACGAGGGTATTAATGGTAATGTTTATTTTAAGTATAGGTATATTTAAAATATCAAAAATAAAATTTAAGGATGTTTCATTTATATTTTATTTTATATTATTCTTTTTAATATTAAATAATATAGCTATTTTTATATTTTCACCTTATGAAGGAGTTAATATTTATAGTACAAGACATGATATATTAAATTTAATAGGGCCTTATAATATAACGTTAGAGCAATTATTTTATCAATTTAACGTAACAATTAAATATTTTTCAGTTATTCCAATGGCTTTATTATTTATATCAACTACAGAACCAAGTGAATTTGCAGCATCTTTAAATAAAATAGGAGTAAGTTATAAAATAGCCTATTCTGTTTCTATAGCATTAAGATATATACCTGATATACAAAGGGATTATCAAGATATTTCCTTTGCTCAACAAGCAAGAGGGATAGATATGTCTAAAAAGGAAAAGTTTTTAAAAAGAATAAAAAATATGGCATCAATACTTATGCCACTTATATTTTCAAGTTTAGATAGAATAGAAAGTATAACATCAGCTATGGAGCTTAGAGGTTTTGGAAATAAGAAAAATCGTACATGGTACAATTCAAATAAATTTAAAAGAAATGATTACATAGCAGTATTAATAGTGATGGTATTGTTTGTAATATCATTAATTATAACTAAAAATAATGGAAATAGATTTTATAACCCATTTATATAAAACAAAAAGAGTAAGATTTAAATTATCTTACTCTTTTTGTTAAACATAGTAAATAAAAGAAAAAGATAGAAAAACATAATATGAACAAATTATTAATAGTACATCGTAAATTAACAAATTGACTTAGATTATGTTATAAATATAAGATTATAATTGAGTAAATAAAATATATTTTATGGGAGGAACTATGAAGGGTAAAATAAAAAGTTTATTAGCGGGTATTGGATATTTCTTTTTAATGCTTATAATCCAAGGAATCGTAGGTGGTTTTGCTGGAGCTATAATAGGTTTTAAAATGCAAACACAAGGTGAAGCTATGAATATGGATATTATAACAGAAAGGATGAGTTCAGTTCTTGTTTATGTCGGACTTATAGCATCAATTTTAACGGTACTTATATTGTGGGTGATATTTTCCTGTAGAAAGTTAAATTTAAAAAAGGAGATATTATTAAGAAGTACAAAGAATTCTAATCTTTTATCAGCAGCTATATTAGGAATTTTTATATGGCTAGTTAATACTTCATGGATGGACATATTACAAGGGCTTGGAAAATTCCAAGGTGCTTTTGAAAAGATGCAAGATATAACTGGTGGTTTAGTTGAGGGAAACATATTCGTAGTTATTCTTGTAGCTGGAATTATAATTCCATTTAGTGAAGAAGTTATATTTAGAGGATGTATATTTAGAGCTTTAAATAAAAATATGAATATAGTAGCTACAATAATAATACAAGCTATATTATTCGGCCTAGCACATGGAAATTTAATTCAAGGAATGTACACAATACCTTTAGGTATAATATTAGGGTATGTAGTTTATAGATGTAATTCAATAGTGCCATCTATGATAATTCATATGGTAAATAATATTGTAGCCGTAGTTATTTCGATGGCGTTATCAGGAATAGAAATAACATTACCAATAATTATAGTAATGTTGGTTATAGGCTTGATAGGAGTAGTATTAGCATTAAGGTTTATAATAAAGAATAATCCTAAAAATAAAAATGATTATCTAGAAGTTGATAATACATCAATATAATAAATAATAGAAGCAGTTATTTAACCACTTAAATAGCTGCTTTTTTATATAATTGAATATATTTAAAAAATTGATATATTATGACCCTGTAATACTTCAATTACTTCATTACTAGGAGTTGATTCAGTAATAATTGAATCAATATCATCTAAGGTAGCAAAGGTATAAACTCCATCATGATAGAATTTTTCATTTTCGATAAGAAGATAAGAATCTCTACTTGATGATAATATAGCTTGTTTTGTATTTCCTTCTTCTAAATCAAAATTACATAGAGTACTATTAGATAGATTAACTCCACAACTACCTATAAAAGCTTTATTAAATCTATATTTTCTTAAAGTATTAATAGTTTCAGATCCAATACAACCTCCAAGGTCTTTATTATAAACACCGCCTATAACAATTAAAGTACAAGTAGAATTAGAGTTAAATAAAGGGGGTATAGCACTCATTGATGTTATTAAAGTTAATTTCTTAGTACTATTAGCAATTAGTGATGCTAAGTTATAATTTATACTAGATATATCTAAGAAGATAGTATCATTATCGCTAATGATATCAAAAGCTTTTTTAGCAATTTTTAATTTAGTTTCAGTATTTTCTTTTATCCTATTATTTATATTAGAATTTATTGTGATATTGCGATTGGATATGGCACCACCATAAGTTCTCTTTATAGAACCTTTATTTTCTAATCTTTGCAAGTCTTTTCTTATCATTCCTTCTGATACATTAAATTTAATGCTAAGGTCTTTTACAAAAACTTTACCTTCTTTATTAACTAATTTTAGGATTTCCTCTAAGCGTTCTTCTGCAAACATAGATAATTACCTCGTCAAAATTATTATTTATTATTATTATAACCTGAAATGATAATAAATAAAACTAAATAACAAAGCAGTTTATTGACAAAATAATAATATAATAATAAAATGATATTAAAGAGTAATAAATAATAATAAGTGATAACAAATGATATTTGCTATTATAATAAAAGTGAGATTGGTATTTAGGGGGATTTACTATGGTATATATGATAGATATAGCAAATATTAATGAAATAAAGGAAGCGAAAGAATATTATCCATTATGTGGAGTAACGACTAATCCAAGCAGTATTGCAAAAGAAGGAAGAAATTCTATAGAGTTATTAAAAGAAATAAGAAAAGTAATAGGAAATGATGCAATGATTCATGTACAAGTTTTATCAACAAAAGCAGAAAACATGATAGAAGATGCAGAGTATTTAAAAAGCAACCTTCAAGGAAATATATATATATCAATTCCAGTTATAAAAGAAGGAATTAAGGCAATTAAAATATTAAAAAATAGAGGTTATAAAATAACTGCAACAGCTATAGTTACTGTACAACAAGGACTTATGGCAGCTATGGCAGGAGCAGATTATATAGTTCCTTATATAAATGAAATTGATAATTTAAATGGAGGTGGAGTAGGGGTTGTAGAAGCGTTAGTTAATTTAATAAAAGAATATAAATTAGATACTAAGGTTTTGTCATCTTCATTTAAAAGTACTAATCAAGTAAATAATATAATTAATGGAGGTGGACATGCAATTAGCTTAAATAAAGAGATTTTTGATAATTTATTAGATCATCCTATGACTGATTTATGTGTTGAAGGTTTTATTGAAGATTGGAAGAAAACCTTTGGAGTGAGTATGATACTTTAATATTTGCAATATTTAATAAAGTAGATTATATTAGAAAATAGACAAAAGAAGAAATTAAATTTTATATAAATATTAGAATGCTAATAAAATAGGAGATACGATATATGATTAAACTTATAGCAACAGATATGGATGGAACATTACTAAATAGTAAAGATGAAATAAATCCAGAATTTTATGATGTTTTTAAAAAGTTAAGAGAAAAGAATATAATTTTTGCAGCAGCCAGTGGAAGACAATATTATAATCTTTTAAAAAGATTTGATGCAGTAAAAGATGATATGCTATTTATAGCGGAGAATGGAACTTTTGTAATGTGCAAAGGAGAAGAACTTTTAGTAAATGCATTAGATAAAGCTGTAGCTTTAGAGTTAATTGAAATAGGGAGATCAATAAAAGATTGCTATGTTATTGTTTGTGGTAAAAATTCTGCTTATGTTGAAAGTACTGATGAAAGGTTTATAAATGAAACCAAGAAGTACTATGAAAGATATGAAATAGTAGAAGATGTTACTAAAATAGAAGATGATATATTAAAGGTAACTATATGTGATTTAGCTGGAGCAGAAATAAATAGTAATAAATATTTTAAAAAATTTAGACAGTCTCTTCAAGTAACTGTTTCAGGTGAAATTTGGCTAGATATGACAGCTAAAGGTGTAAATAAAGGTGTAGCTATAAGAAAACTACAAGAAATATTAAATATAAAGCATGAAGAAACAATGGTATTTGGTGATTACTTAAATGATTTAGAGATGATGGAAAGTGCATATCATAGTTATGCAATGGAAAATGCTCATGAAGATTTAAAAAAGGTAGCAAGATTTACAACTAAAAGCAATGATGATAACGGAGTTGTTTTAGCTATAAAAGAAGCTATTGAAATTTAATAATATACAAAATAAAGACAAGCTGAAATAGCTTGTCTTTATTAATTTTACTTTAAATTATAAATGTATAAATGCTAAATAATACTTCTTAGTCTAATTTAGAGACTATATTAGTAAGATTATTTATTGAACTTTCAAGAATTAATAAGTCCTCTTCACAAAGATTAGAAATTTTTTTTAGTAGCATATCTTTAATTCTTTGTTTATGCTCTTCAAATAAAATAGTAGCTTTTTTAGTTAATTCAATTCTAATAATTCTTCTATCCTTAGGGTCCTCATATCTAGTAACTAAATCTTCTGATATTAATTTATCTATAATAGGTGTCATATTAGGTTTTGATATACAAAGGTTTTGTGCTATTTGTGAAACAGAGGATGGTCCAGTATGAATAAGATGAAATATAACTTTTACATGTGAAGGTGGCATTGGTATTCTTTTTATAATTTCATCTTGATTAAATACTTTTTTATTTAATTGGAATAACATTTTAAATAAAGAGTCAGATATTTTAGTTAAGTCAATAGTATCCATATTAAATTCCTCTTTTCCTAGTAAATTTTTTGTAATTTTTTAAACTGAAAATATTTATATAAATATTATAAACTAAATTTTAATTTTCATCAAGAAAATAGTTATTGACTTATAATAGTTATGAAAATATAATTAATATAAAATATAATATTAAAGTATATAAATCCTAAAAAAACAAAACACTATAATAAGCACTTTAGGAGAAAGGAGACAAGTTAATGTTAAAATTAATCAAGTATTTAAAGAATTCAATAGTTTCGATTTTACTTATAATTGGATTACTTATAATTCAAGCAGTTTGTGATTTATCTTTACCTGATTATACTTCTAATATAGTTAATATTGGAATACAGCAAGGTGGAATAGAAAATGCAGTACCTAGTATAATTAGAAAAAGTGAATTCGAAAAGATTCTTTTATTTGTTAAGGATGAAGATAAAGATATAATTGAAAGCAATTATAAATTATTAGATAAAAATAATCTTACAGATGAGGAATATAATGAGGAAGTTAAAGCTTATCCAGAGCTTGATAAACAAGCTTTATATAAGATTAACACAGAAGATAAAAAAATAATTGAAGAGTTAGACTTAAAGTTAAGTAAACCAATTCTTATATTATCAGGAATTGAAAATTCCAATAAAGAGGGGGATGGTGAAAATAAAGATATGGGCTTTAATATGGAACAAGCAATAAATCTTCCGCCAGGAATGGATATGATAAAAGCTTTACAAATGATGCCCAAGGAAAAATTAAATTCAATAAAAAGTGATATGTATGAAAAGTTAAAGGATATGCCAGATAGTATAGCATCACAATCAGCAGTTTCATATATAAAAAGTGAATATTCTGCTATAGGTATAAATACAGATAAGCTTCAAAGTAATTATATACTTTATTCAGGAGCAATAATGGTCGTTATAGCTTTAGTAAGTATGGCAGCTACAGTAACTGTTGGATATCTAGGAGCTAAGGTTGCTGCAAAATTAGGTAGAGATCTTAGGGGGAGAGTATTTAGAAAGGTTGTATCTTTTTCAAATACAGAGTTAGATAAGTTTTCAACAGCATCACTTATTACTCGTAGTACAAATGATATTCAACAAATACAAATGCTTATGGTTATGCTTTTAAGAGTAGTATTTTATGCACCAATTTTAGGTGTAGGTGGAATTATAAAAGTTCTTAATACGGATACATCAATGGCGTGGATAATTGCAGTTGCAGTAGTTTCAATATTAAGCTTAGTCTTAGTATTATTTGGTGTTGCAATTCCTAAATTTAAAGCAGTACAAAAGCTTATAGATAAAGTAAATCTTGTAACTCGTGAAACTTTAACAGGTATGTTAGTAATTCGTGCATTTAGTACACAAAAGCATGAGGAAAAGAGATTTGATAAAGCTAATAAAGACTTAACTAAAACAAATCTTTTTGTTAACCGTATAATGTCTATAATGATGCCAATGATGATGCTTATAATGAACTGTATTACTGTTTTAATTGTTTGGAATGGATCACATGCTGTGGATTCAGGTGCAATGCAAGTTGGAAATATGATGGCATTTATACAATATACAATGCAAATAATCATGTCATTTTTAATGATATCAATGGTATCTATAATGCTTCCACGTGCTTCAGTTTCAGCAGGTCGTATAGATGAAGTATTAACAACGGAGCTTGTAATAGAAAATCCAAAGAAGGAAGAAGAATTTAAAAAAGATAAAAGAGGATTAGTTGAATTTAAAAATGTTTCATTTAGATATCCTAATGCAGAAGAGGATGTATTAAGTAATATTACATTTACAGCAAATCCAGGGGAAACCACAGCATTTATAGGTAGCACAGGTAGCGGTAAGTCAACTCTTATAAACTTAATACCTCGTTTTTATGATGTTACAGCAGGTGAAATTCTAGTAGATGGTGTAAATGTAAAAGATGTAAAACAACATAACTTAAGAGAAAAAATAGGATATGTTCCACAAAAGGGAGTATTATTCTCAGGAACTATAGAAAGTAACTTAAAGTACGCTGGGAAAAATATAACAAAAGAACAAGTAGAAAAAGCAGCACAAATAGCTCAAGCAAATGAATTTATAATGGCAAAACCAGGAGGCTTTGAAACAGAAATATCACAAGGTGGTACAAATGTATCAGGAGGTCAGAAACAGAGACTTTCAATAGCAAGAGCAATAGCCAAAAATCCAGATATATTTATATTTGATGATAGCTTCTCAGCTTTAGATTTTAAAACGGACTCAGCATTAAGAAAGGCTTTAAATGAAGAAATATCTGAAAGTACTATATTAATAGTAGCTCAAAGAATAAGTACTATATTACATGCAAATAAAATAGTAGTTATTGATGAAGGTAAGATTGTTGGAATTGGAACACATAAAGAGTTACTAAAAAATTGTGAAGTGTACAAACAAATAGCTTTATCACAACTGTCAAAGGAGGAGCTAGCTAATGAGTAAAAAAGAAGTTAGTATAAAAAAGGGCTTTGGTGGTGGCCATATGGGTGGTGCTATGAGAGGTGGAGAAAAAGCTAAAGATTTTAAAGGGACTATGAAAAATCTTATGAAATATTTAAATCCCTTTAAGTGGGGAATGCTTTTAGTTATTATATTTGCAATAGGTAGTGCAGCTTTTTCAATTGTTGGTCCTAAAATTTTAGGTAAAGCAACTAATAAGATTTTCGATGGTCTTATGGCAAAACTTACAGGAGCCACTGGAGCAGGAATAGATTTTACTTATATAGGTAGAGTGTTATTATTCTTACTTGGATTATATTTATTAAGTGCTTTATTCTCATTTATACAAGGATTTGTAATGTCAGGAATTTCTCAAAAGGTATCATATAACTTAAGAAAAGAAATTTCAGAGAAAATAAATCGTATGCCACTTAAATATTTTGATTCTAAAACTCATGGCGAAGTATTATCTAGGGTAACAAATGATGTAGATAGCGTAAGTCAAAATTTAAATCAAAGTATGACACAAGTTATTACATCAATAACAACTTTAATTGGTGTACTTATAATGATGTTCTCCATTAGTTGGATAATGACATTAGCAGCACTTTTAATACTACCAATATCAATGATTTTTATATCACTAGTAGTAAAAAAATCACAAAAGTATTTTAAATCACAACAAGAATATCTAGGTCATGTAAATGGTCAAGTAGAAGAAGTTTATGGTGGTCATAATATAGTAAAAGCATTTAATGGTGAAGAGGATGCAATAGAAGAATTTGATAGAATAAATAATACTTTATATGGTTCAGCTTGGAAGTCACAGTTTTT from Clostridium chauvoei encodes:
- a CDS encoding energy-coupling factor transporter transmembrane component T family protein, with protein sequence MNEKMLGYINEDSIIHNLTGATKLICFILWTLISMLTYDTRVLMVMFILSIGIFKISKIKFKDVSFIFYFILFFLILNNIAIFIFSPYEGVNIYSTRHDILNLIGPYNITLEQLFYQFNVTIKYFSVIPMALLFISTTEPSEFAASLNKIGVSYKIAYSVSIALRYIPDIQRDYQDISFAQQARGIDMSKKEKFLKRIKNMASILMPLIFSSLDRIESITSAMELRGFGNKKNRTWYNSNKFKRNDYIAVLIVMVLFVISLIITKNNGNRFYNPFI
- a CDS encoding CPBP family intramembrane glutamic endopeptidase; its protein translation is MKGKIKSLLAGIGYFFLMLIIQGIVGGFAGAIIGFKMQTQGEAMNMDIITERMSSVLVYVGLIASILTVLILWVIFSCRKLNLKKEILLRSTKNSNLLSAAILGIFIWLVNTSWMDILQGLGKFQGAFEKMQDITGGLVEGNIFVVILVAGIIIPFSEEVIFRGCIFRALNKNMNIVATIIIQAILFGLAHGNLIQGMYTIPLGIILGYVVYRCNSIVPSMIIHMVNNIVAVVISMALSGIEITLPIIIVMLVIGLIGVVLALRFIIKNNPKNKNDYLEVDNTSI
- a CDS encoding DeoR/GlpR family DNA-binding transcription regulator codes for the protein MFAEERLEEILKLVNKEGKVFVKDLSIKFNVSEGMIRKDLQRLENKGSIKRTYGGAISNRNITINSNINNRIKENTETKLKIAKKAFDIISDNDTIFLDISSINYNLASLIANSTKKLTLITSMSAIPPLFNSNSTCTLIVIGGVYNKDLGGCIGSETINTLRKYRFNKAFIGSCGVNLSNSTLCNFDLEEGNTKQAILSSSRDSYLLIENEKFYHDGVYTFATLDDIDSIITESTPSNEVIEVLQGHNISIF
- a CDS encoding transaldolase family protein, with the translated sequence MVYMIDIANINEIKEAKEYYPLCGVTTNPSSIAKEGRNSIELLKEIRKVIGNDAMIHVQVLSTKAENMIEDAEYLKSNLQGNIYISIPVIKEGIKAIKILKNRGYKITATAIVTVQQGLMAAMAGADYIVPYINEIDNLNGGGVGVVEALVNLIKEYKLDTKVLSSSFKSTNQVNNIINGGGHAISLNKEIFDNLLDHPMTDLCVEGFIEDWKKTFGVSMIL
- a CDS encoding HAD family hydrolase, producing MIKLIATDMDGTLLNSKDEINPEFYDVFKKLREKNIIFAAASGRQYYNLLKRFDAVKDDMLFIAENGTFVMCKGEELLVNALDKAVALELIEIGRSIKDCYVIVCGKNSAYVESTDERFINETKKYYERYEIVEDVTKIEDDILKVTICDLAGAEINSNKYFKKFRQSLQVTVSGEIWLDMTAKGVNKGVAIRKLQEILNIKHEETMVFGDYLNDLEMMESAYHSYAMENAHEDLKKVARFTTKSNDDNGVVLAIKEAIEI
- a CDS encoding MarR family winged helix-turn-helix transcriptional regulator, with translation MDTIDLTKISDSLFKMLFQLNKKVFNQDEIIKRIPMPPSHVKVIFHLIHTGPSSVSQIAQNLCISKPNMTPIIDKLISEDLVTRYEDPKDRRIIRIELTKKATILFEEHKQRIKDMLLKKISNLCEEDLLILESSINNLTNIVSKLD
- a CDS encoding ABC transporter ATP-binding protein, with amino-acid sequence MLKLIKYLKNSIVSILLIIGLLIIQAVCDLSLPDYTSNIVNIGIQQGGIENAVPSIIRKSEFEKILLFVKDEDKDIIESNYKLLDKNNLTDEEYNEEVKAYPELDKQALYKINTEDKKIIEELDLKLSKPILILSGIENSNKEGDGENKDMGFNMEQAINLPPGMDMIKALQMMPKEKLNSIKSDMYEKLKDMPDSIASQSAVSYIKSEYSAIGINTDKLQSNYILYSGAIMVVIALVSMAATVTVGYLGAKVAAKLGRDLRGRVFRKVVSFSNTELDKFSTASLITRSTNDIQQIQMLMVMLLRVVFYAPILGVGGIIKVLNTDTSMAWIIAVAVVSILSLVLVLFGVAIPKFKAVQKLIDKVNLVTRETLTGMLVIRAFSTQKHEEKRFDKANKDLTKTNLFVNRIMSIMMPMMMLIMNCITVLIVWNGSHAVDSGAMQVGNMMAFIQYTMQIIMSFLMISMVSIMLPRASVSAGRIDEVLTTELVIENPKKEEEFKKDKRGLVEFKNVSFRYPNAEEDVLSNITFTANPGETTAFIGSTGSGKSTLINLIPRFYDVTAGEILVDGVNVKDVKQHNLREKIGYVPQKGVLFSGTIESNLKYAGKNITKEQVEKAAQIAQANEFIMAKPGGFETEISQGGTNVSGGQKQRLSIARAIAKNPDIFIFDDSFSALDFKTDSALRKALNEEISESTILIVAQRISTILHANKIVVIDEGKIVGIGTHKELLKNCEVYKQIALSQLSKEELANE